Proteins encoded together in one Penicillium digitatum chromosome 1, complete sequence window:
- a CDS encoding C2H2 conidiation transcription factor FlbC, which yields MTMVMENQNRSYGGMSFDNVYHHTPPQFTDPWAAHTSSHSTPPVYATSMGNGASMGLSQVKQEEVNRSGMSMPYPNIPVSAPSMVAGSTYAAASYGPEVMGMQHEVPRTTFDQAPSYTTAPPMSTFAPSSYAYAPIHPSPQDARRISHSDATRVGASASAPTFGDALDASRGMVALSQDLTPRNIYGPRGTRGSADSYGFPTAQSSASSISSGGNYPYYSASVGSVDSSVTDYSSTTSESYESRTLPRPTSLLAGSAPPGPQSMMSQFSSKVPSNTQKKHKCKVCDKRFTRPSSLQTHMYSHTGEKPFACDVEGCGRHFSVVSNLRRHKKVHKGEKDAGSGDDDE from the exons ATGACGATGGTTATGGAAAACCAGAACCGCTCCTACGGTGGCATGAGCTTCGACAATGTCTATCACCACACCCCACCACAATTTACAGACCCGTGGGCAGCGCACACTTCGTCGCACTCGACACCTCCTGTCTACGCAACCTCTATGGGCAATGGCGCCAGCATGGGACTTAGCCAGGTCAAGCAAGAGGAAGTGAACCGCTCCGGGATGTCTATGCCGTACCCCAACATCCCTGTGTCCGCCCCATCAATGGTGGCTGGGAGCACCTACGCGGCCGCCAGCTATGGCCCTGAGGTAATGGGAATGCAACACGAGGTGCCGCGCACTACTTTTGACCAAGCTCCTTCCTACACCACCGCTCCTCCAATGAGCACTTTCGCGCCTTCCAGCTACGCCTACGCCCCCATTCATCCCTCCCCGCAGGACGCCCGTCGGATCTCGCACTC AGATGCCACTCGCGTTGGCGCTTCAGCCTCGGCCCCCACTTTTGGTGATGCACTCGATGCCAGCCGCGGAATGGTCGCTCTCAGCCAGGACCTGACGCCGCGCAACATCTACGGCCCTCGCGGCACGAGAGGCTCGGCTGATTCCTACGGTTTCCCTACCGCCCAATCCTCCGCCTCATCCATCTCCTCCGGCGGCAATTATCCCTACTACAGCGCCTCGGTCGGCTCGGTCGACTCCTCTGTGACCGACTACAGCTCCACAACTTCCGAGTCATACGAATCGCGTACTCTTCCCCGGCCGACCAGCCTCTTGGCCGGCAGTGCTCCCCCCGGCCCCCAATCAATGATGAGCCAATTCAGCTCCAAGGTGCCCTCCAACACCCAGAAGAAGCACAAGTGCAAGGTCTGCGATAAGCGGTTCACGCGCCCATCTTCGCTGCAGACGCACATGTACAGCCACACCGGTGAAAAGC CATTCGCGTGTGATGTCGAAGGCTGCGGGCGGCACTTCTCCGTTGTTTCAAACCTGCGTCGACACAAGAAGGTCCACAAGGGCGAGAAGGACGCCGGCTCTGGTGACGATGACGAGTAA
- a CDS encoding Splicing factor 3B subunit 1, putative: protein MSDADIEAVRRLQAERNAAAASKKGSKTFDQSSQRTDTSTKASLTESFDTFLYERDGAAKFSGYDTSIAVDGDEEMEEADGGHRLVGQYTATRSQIDEMARGTGVEEEDILLGREKAARIADRETDYQKRRFNRGALTPTRADPFAANANVEGESQTYREVMAIRELDREEERVQKLIAEKREKGEDVTEHQATLKMVEHDKENTEVGSTVTATTDKKRKNRWGEPAAELGKRSRFDEAPAPAEAPKTGRSRWDLAPSLTAATPVGNQGLATPMHPSQAGAATPAVGFGDLPGQVVGWSDEELDIMLPGEADGYKVLDPPPGYEPIRTQARRLMATPAPMSSAGGVGGFMMQEPESVQSVGKDLPTDIPGVGELQFFKAEDMAYFGKLMEGGDETSMTVEEMKERKIMRLLLKIKNGTPPMRKTALRQITDNARDFGPGALFNQILPLLMERTLEDQERHLLVKVIDRILYKLDDLVRPYVHKILVVIEPLLIDQDYYARVEGREIISNLAKAAGLATMISTMRPDIDHADEYVRNTTARAFAVVASALGIPALLPFLRAVCRSKKSWQARHTGVKIVQHIPILMGCAILPHLKELVGCVSGNLSDEQAKVRTVTALSLASLAEAANPYGIESFDDILSPLWTGARKQRGKGLSAFLKAVGYIIPLMDEEYANYYTTQIMEILIREFASPDEEMKKVVLKVVSQCASTPGVTASYLKEHVLADFFKGFWMRRMALDRRNYRQVVDTTVDLGQKVGVGEILERIVNNLKDESEPYRKMTVETVEKLIASLGAADISERLEERLIDGVLFAFQEQSIEDLVILNGFGTVVNALGTRCKAYIPQIVSTILWRLNNKSPTVRQQAADLISRVALVMKQCDEEALMGKLGIVLYEYLGEEYPEVLGSILGALRAIVTVVGITQMQPPIRDLLPRLTPILRNRHEKVQENTIDLVGRIADRGPESVNAREWMRICFELMDMLKAHKKGIRRAANNTFGFIAKAIGPQDVLAALLGNLRVQERQSRVCTAVAIGIVAETCAPFTVLPALMNEYRVPDLNVQNGVLKALSFLFEYIGEMGKDYVYAVTPLLEDALVDRDQVHRQTAASAVKHVALGVIGLGCEDAMVHLLNLLFPNIFETSPHVIDRVIEAIEAIRMAVGTGIVMNYVWAGLFHPARKVRMPYWRLYNDAYVQGADAMIPYYPDMEGDVDRPELSIII from the exons ATGTCTGACG CCGATATCGAGGCCGTTCGACGGCTCCAAGCTGAGCGCaatgctgctgctgctaGTAAAAAGGGCTCTAAGACGTTTGACCAATCTTCTCAGCGCACTGATACCTCGACCAAAGCCTCCCTGACAGAATCCTTCGACACCTTTTTATACGAACGGGATGGAGCAGCGAAGTTCTCGGGCTACGACACTTCGATCGCTGTTGATGGCGACGAAGAAATGGAAGAAGCGGATGGCGGACACAGACTGGTTGGTCAATACACTGCCACCAGAAGCCAGATTGATGAGATGGCGCGAGGAACTGGGGTTGAGGAGGAGGACATTTTGCTAGGTCGTGAGAAGGCAGCGCGAATTGCAGACCGCGAGACAGACTATCAAAAACGCCGATTCAACCGTGGCGCCTTGACCCCGACGCGCGCCGATCCCTTCGCTGCCAATGCGAACGTTGAAGGAGAAAGTCAAACCTACCGGGAAGTCATGGCCATCCGCGAGTTGGACAGGGAAGAAGAGCGCGTTCAAAAGCTGATCGCAGAGAAACGCGAGAAAGGTGAAGACGTTACAGAGCACCAGGCTACGCTGAAGATGGTGGAACACGACAAAGAAAACACCGAGGTAGGCTCGACCGTTACGGCGACTACCGACAAAAAGCGAAAGAACCGATGGGGAGAGCCTGCTGCCGAGCTAGGCAAGAGATCGCGTTTCGATGAGGCACCTGCTCCAGCAGAAGCCCCCAAAACCGGCCGATCGAGATGGGATCTAGCCCCATCTCTCACAGCTGCCACTCCCGTCGGCAACCAAGGACTCGCTACTCCTATGCATCCATCCCAAGCAGGTGCCGCCACACCTGCAGTTGGCTTCGGGGATCTGCCCGGTCAAGTTGTTGGCTGGTCCGATGAAGAGCTCGATATCATGCTTCCCGGTGAAGCCGATGGCTATAAGGTCCTAGACCCTCCTCCAGGCTATGAACCCATCCGAACCCAGGCCCGCAGGCTTATGGCCACGCCAGCACCTATGTCTAGCGCTGGTGGTGTCGGAGGGTTTATGATGCAAGAGCCAGAAAGTGTTCAGTCTGTAGGAAAGGACCTTCCAACTGATATTCCCGGTGTGGGTGAACTTCAATTCTTCAAGGCGGAGGACATGGCCTATTTCGGTAAACTAATGGAGGGTGGGGATGAAACCAGCATGACCGTGGAAGAAATGAAGGAGCGAAAGATTATGAGATTACTGCTCAAGATTAAGAACGGCACCCCGCCCATGCGCAAGACTGCTCTGCGTCAAATCACCGACAATGCACGCGACTTTGGTCCCGGGGCTCTTTTCAATCAGATTCTCCCTTTGCTCATGGAAAGGACTCTGGAAGATCAGGAGCGCCATTTGCTAGTGAAGGTCATCGACCGAATCCTCTACAAACTGGATGATCTGGTCCGTCCCTACGTTCATAAGATTTTGGTCGTCATCGAACCACTGCTCATTGATCAAGACTACTATGCTCGTGTTGAAGGCCGAGAGATCATCTCTAACCTTGCCAAGGCCGCCGGTCTTGCTACAATGATCAGTACGATGCGTCCTGATATTGACCACGCTGATGAATACGTGCGAAACACGACAGCACGCGCTTTTGCCGTTGTGGCCTCTGCCCTCGGTATTCCCGCCCTCCTCCCTTTCCTCCGCGCTGTCTGCCGCAGTAAGAAGTCATGGCAGGCCCGACACACTGGTGTTAAGATTGTTCAGCATATCCCTATTCTCATGGGTTGCGCCATTCTTCCTCATCTCAAGGAGTTAGTTGGCTGCGTTTCAGGCAACCTCAGTGATGAACAAGCTAAGGTTCGTACAGTCACTGCTCTATCCCTGGCCTCTTTGGCGGAGGCTGCGAACCCATATGGTATCGAAAGTTTTGATGACATCTTGAGCCCTCTCTGGACCGGTGCCCGCAAGCAGCGTGGAAAGGGTCTCTCTGCGTTCCTCAAGGCTGTCGGCTATATTATTCCTTTGATGGACGAAGAATATGCCAACTACTACACCACTCAAATCATGGAGATCCTGATTCGAGAATTCGCCTCACCAGATGAGGAAATGAAGAAGGTCGTGTTGAAGGTGGTTTCTCAATGTGCAAGCACTCCAGGTGTGACTGCCAGCTACTTGAAGGAGCACGTCTTGGCAGATTTCTTCAAGGGCTTCTGGATGCGACGAATGGCGCTCGATCGACGAAATTACCGCCAGGTAGTCGATACCACAGTGGACCTGGGCCAGAAAGTGGGTGTTGGCGAGATTCTCGAACGCATCGTCAATAATCTGAAGGACGAAAGCGAGCCATATCGCAAGATGACTGTGGAAACGGTCGAAAAGTTGATCGCATCACTTGGAGCCGCTGATATTTCCGAGAGGCTGGAAGAACGCCTCATTGATGGTGTCCTCTTCGCCTTCCAGGAACAAAGCATCGAAGACCTTGTCATTCTTAATGGGTTCGGCACAGTGGTGAACGCACTTGGCACACGATGCAAGGCATATATTCCTCAAATTGTCAGTACTATTCTCTGGCGTCTGAACAACAAATCCCCCACTGTTCGGCAACAGGCAGCCGATCTTATCTCCCGCGTTGCGCTGGTGATGAAGCAGTGTGACGAGGAAGCGCTCATGGGCAAGCTTGGTATCGTGCTCTACGAATACCTGGGTGAAGAATATCCCGAGGTTTTGGGCTCGATCTTGGGTGCTTTGCGTGCCATCGTCACCGTGGTCGGTATCACCCAGATGCAGCCACCAATCCGCGATCTTCTTCCCCGTCTTACACCCATTCTGCGCAACCGTCACGAAAAGGTGCAGGAGAACACCATCGATCTCGTCGGTCGTATTGCCGATCGTGGTCCCGAGTCCGTAAACGCCCGTGAATGGATGCGTATCTGCTTTGAGCTGATGGATATGCTCAAGGCTCACAAGAAGGGAATTCGTCGTGCGGCCAACAACACATTCGGTTTCATTGCCAAAGCTATTGGTCCTCAGGATGTCCTAGCCGCTCTTCTCGGCAACTTGCGAGTACAAGAGCGTCAGTCGCGTGTTTGCACAGCCGTCGCCATTGGTATCGTGGCGGAAACCTGTGCTCCATTCACTGTGCTCCCGGCGCTGATGAACGAGTACCGGGTGCCCGATCTCAACGTGCAAAACGGTGTGCTCAAGGCCTTGTCCTTCTTATTCGAGTACATTGGCGAGATGGGCAAGGACTATGTCTACGCTGTCACACCGCTGCTAGAGGATGCACTTGTCGACCGTGACCAAGTCCACCGACAGACCGCTGCCAGCGCGGTTAAGCACGTCGCACTCGGTGTCATCGGTCTTGGATGTGAGGACGCTATGGTCCATCTGCTCAACCTTCTTTTCCCCAACATCTTCGAGACGAGTCCCCACGTCATCGATCGCGTCATCGAGGCGATTGAAGCCATCCGGATGGCTGTCGGCACTGGCATCGTTATGAACTACGTTTGGGCTGGCTTATTCCACCCTGCTCGGAAGGTCCGCATGCCTTACTGGAGACTGTATAACGATGCATACGTCCAGGGAGCCGATGCGATGATTCCTTACTACCCGGACATGGAGGGTGACGTGGACCGGCCCGAGCTATCCATCATAATCTAA
- a CDS encoding Malate dehydrogenase, which translates to MRLFLALLLLLGAANVEGHLGLPHPLALASTFSQIYHQLDSINLGNCSLANVSLALNATNTPLPVPSTGLTLKYVALGRGTQNYTCPSNGSTNLVTTITPKATGAAATLFDASCIASSSLPLLHEVPAIISATPLGSLTFMAALVAQGTRSTNLIIGEHYFNAGGDPVFDMSLSGSRSWVATSKLASAPAPKSTSGSSGDVPWLKLGYKKGNGIREVYRVVTSQGNPPLTCSGQKATIQVDYAAEYWFFG; encoded by the exons ATGAGACTCTTCTTAGCGCTATTATTGCTACTCGGAGCAGCAAATGTGGAAGGACACTTGGGTCTTCCTCATCCCCTGGCTCTCGCTTCCACATTCTCCCAGATCTACCATCAACTTGACAGCATCAACCTTGGGAATTGCTCTCTTGCAAATGTATCCCTCGCATTGAACGCGACAAATACACCGCTTCCAGTGCCATCCACGGGGTTGACTCTCAAATACGTTGCATTAGGCCGAGGAACACAGAACTACACCTGCCCATCGAATGGTTCCACGAATTTAGTCACTACCATCACGCCCAAAGCCACGGGGGCTGCCGCTACACTCTTTGACGCCTCTTGCATTGCATCATCCTCTCTACCTCTACTCCACGAAGTCCCCGCAATCATCAGCGCCACTCCACTTGGATCTCTCACATTTATGGCAGCCCTCGTGGCCCAAGGCACGAGAAGCACCAACCTCATTATTGGTGAACATTACTTCAACGCTGGCGGAGATCCGGTTTTCGACATGTCACTGAGTGGCTCCCGTTCATGGGTTGCTACGAGCAAATTAGCATCTGCTCCAGCGCCAAAGTCAACATCGGGATCCTCCGGCGATGTTCCGTGGCTTAAGCTAGGATACAAGAAAGGGAACGGCATTCGG GAAGTTTACCGAGTTGTGACATCTCAAGGCAACCCGCCATTGACATGCTCTGGTCAAAAAGCAACGATCCAAGTTGATTATGCCGCCGAGTATTGGTTTTTTGGGTGA